A window of Acropora muricata isolate sample 2 chromosome 3, ASM3666990v1, whole genome shotgun sequence contains these coding sequences:
- the LOC136911578 gene encoding uncharacterized protein gives MDPGRYGSARTVDAVDPVSYDTWPTLASAHQQQRSYCSPCSRRRLTWTAVSVLELILMILTAVYCFFLPGKYLAQIVEKENRGNINQLSEWVLRMYGSMICVQIALLVAGIGWGDTISRKIIYWGMLTGDILLVAVQASFVHSRSKWNAVNIAIVTTASAFGLFRIITLILNPRWWEWAPEPIF, from the exons ATGGACCCTGGAAGATATGGCAGCGCAAGGACAGTAGACGCTGTGGATCCTGTGTCATACGATACTTGGCCCACGCTGGCTTCGGCACACCAGCAACAACGTTCCTATTGCAGCCCCTGCAGTCGACGACGTTTAACATGGACCGCTGTCAGCGTGTTGGAGCTCATTCTGATGATACTGACTGCGGTGTACTGTTTCTTTTTGCCAGGAAAATATTTAGCACAGATCgtcgaaaaagaaaatagaggAAACATAAACCAGCTAAGTGAATGGGTGCTTCGTATGTACGGCAGTATGATTTGTGTTCAG ATAGCACTTCTTGTTGCTGGTATTGGCTGGGGAGACACAATCAGCAGAAAAATCATTTATTGGGGTATGCTGACAGGGGACATTCTTCTCGTTGCTGTTCAAGCATCGTTTGTGCACAGCAGGTCCAAGTGGAATGCAGTTAACATTGCAATAGTGACTACAGCATCCGCATTTGGACTTTTCAGGATAATCACATTAATCTTAAATCCAAGATGGTGGGAATGGGCTCCTGAACCAATTTTTTGA
- the LOC136911573 gene encoding regulator of MON1-CCZ1 complex-like — MSGHYVQLCNNPLRFEPVTKENSVFFDESNRQVFSVTSGEGKTHVVVRGPDIKSVAKFFIPSGGHVMSIKFSYDRKILAIQRSLKVVDFMNFADGSDSQQYSQTCKSKSAHIIGFNWTNFNEIVFITNQGLEFYQVQPEKHSLKMIKNYSVQVNWFVFLPESALLLLSSSGLGNVIHPYHFRAGSVMRLPKFEVDLPAASKAMKTGLLERDVTPANIDGQLYVVILRNQLRSTNTGPVGAEIVLYQLQRDIPAKKFAVLQLNMIGRFAVNVVDNLVIVHHQASKTSMLFDVRIGGDFDGQITYHEPVLAPLPLEQAVIDIEEKDHTGAIRKRRILCDMYSQNWIVFQPNIIIDAKLGCLWQVMIKLEPLAVMITDKSLLVDFLLLRRESKMVILTVFKQALTPGRQCSLPVLARMFDKMNSAYRSYSQELEQASQQSPDGVRTQSPQKQLTRCQTIVTQEDMYTHVLSLFVENKSINYKFMVAVLVEYIRSLNQFLIEVEHYLYELIINLLVRNKCFYQLHQFLQYHVISDSKPLACLMLSLECEYPPAYQLALDMLKRLNTANEEIIEVLLSKRQFLPALRYIRAIGAEDSVAPRKFFEAVLNPEDPMLFYTVYKFFEQRNIRLRGNPDFAPGEHCEMFVKKFEVLFGPNRKSRQAFSNDGAIQ; from the exons ATGTCTGGTCATTATGTTCAACTTTGCAATAACCCGCTTCGATTTGAACCTGTTACCAAAGAAAATAGTGTATTCTTTGACGAGTCAAATCGGCAG GTATTTTCTGTTACTTCTGGAGAAGGGAAAACTCATGTTGTTGTGAGAGGACCTGATATCAAATCTGTGGCCAAGTTTTT TATACCTTCGGGTGGGCATGTTATGTCAATCAAATTCTCCTATGATCGCAAGATACTGGCTATTCAGAGATCACTTAAAGTTGTG GATTTTATGAACTTTGCTGATGGATCTGACAGTCAACAATACAGCCAGACTTGCAAG AGCAAGTCAGCTCATATTATTGGCTTCAACTGGACAAATTTTAATGAAATAGTATTTATTACAAACCAAGGACTTGAATTTTATCAG GTTCAACCTGAAAAGCACAGCCTTAAAATGATCAAGAATTATAGCGTTCAAGTAAACTGGTTTGTTTTCTTG CCTGAAAGTGCTTTGCTTCTGTTGTCATCCTCTGGACTTGGAAATGTGATACATCCTTATCATTTTAGA gCAGGGTCAGTGATGAGGCTACCAAAGTTTGAGGTTGACCTTCCAGCGGCTTCCAAAGCCATGAAAACTGGTCTACTAGAAAGGGATGTTACCCCGGCAAATAT TGATGGTCAGCTGTATGTTGTAATCCTTAGAAACCAATTAAGAAGCACGAACACCGGTCCAGTTGGAGCTGAAATAGTGCTGTATCAGCTACAACG GGATATTCCAGCTAAAAAGTTTGCAGTTCTGCAGCTTAATATGATTGGGAGATTTGCTGTGAATGTTGTG GACAACCTTGTGATTGTGCACCATCAGGCATCAAAG ACATCCATGTTGTTTGATGTAAGGATTGGAGGAGATTTTGATGGTCAAATTACATACCATGAACCAGTCTTGGCTCCTCTTCCTCTTGAACAAGCTGTTATTGACATAG AAGAGAAAGACCATACTGGAGCAATCAGGAAAAGAAGAATATTGTGTGACATGT ACTCTCAAAACTGGATAGTGTTTCAGCCAAACATTATCATTGATGCTAAGCTTG GTTGCTTGTGGCAGGTCATGATAAAGTTAGAGCCCTTAGCAGTTATGATAACTGACAAG AGCTTGTTGGTTGATTTCCTTCTTCTTAGGAGAGAAAGCAAAATGGTGATTCTAACTGTTTTTAAACAAG CTTTGACACCAGGAAGACAATGTAGTTTGCCAGTTTTAGCCCGAATGTTTGACAAGATGAACTCAGCATATCGAAGTTACTCTCAGGAACTAGAACAAGCATCTCAACAA TCACCAGATGGTGTCAGGACTCAGTCACCTCAAAAACAGCTTACCAG GTGCCAGACAATTGTAACTCAAGAAGACATGTATACTCATGTTCTGTCCTTGTTTGTAGAGAACAAG AGTATCAACTATAAATTCATGGTTGCTGTGTTAGTAGAGTACATTCGCTCTCTTAACCAATTTTTAATTGAAGTAGag CATTACCTTTATGAACTCATCATCAACCTTCTTGTACGCAACAAGTGTTTCTACCAGCTGCATCag TTTTTGCAGTATCATGTTATCAGTGATTCCAAACCACTA GCATGTCTGATGTTATCTCTTGAATGTGAATATCCACCAGCTTATCAACTTGCGTTGGATATGCTCAAG AGACTAAACACAGCTAATGAAGAAATAATTGAAGTTCTCCTCTCAAAGCGCCAG TTTTTGCCAGCACTTCGCTATATCCGTGCTATTGGTGCAGAAGATTCTGTTGCCCCTCGGAAGTTCTTTGAAGCTGTGTTAAACCCTGAGGATCCTATGCTTTTCTACACTG TTTATAAATTTTTTGAACAGCGTAATATCAGATTGCGTGGAAACCCTGACTTTGCTCCAG GTGAACACTGTGAGATGTTTGTTAAAAAGTTTGAAGTTCTGTTTGGACCAAACCGCAAAAGTAGACAAGCATTCAGCAATGATGGAGCCATCCAGTGA
- the LOC136911575 gene encoding protein phosphatase 1 regulatory subunit 42-like: MGKISFEMIAKSPSHTKKRRDETVQQYVRRLTHLYFSEKNIDEIDNLYHCRNLSVLYLYDNNISKIKNLGFASNLTHLYLQKNEITKIEGLDKLRRLTKLYLGSNSITVVEGLENLENLQELHIEKQNLPPGEKLLFEPRSLQALSKSLCVLNISENNIDSMEELKCLKSMTQFYSENNCLTDMKELSKVLAVWSSLRRLELTGNPLCNKKKYRDRVIVMSKSMVTLDGKEINETAKRFLLNWKASRDARRQQRRQFHFLEGGTSSNLVSESSKAFSSIPSLPLIQGLVNPSYDNVIGIPHSDALPRGTRPLAAIMQTRVPNSTLVNMKPVQDVSQSRFPNIFAPARPIMSEGNWESDSDIHSGPPLPLQT; encoded by the exons ATGGGGAAAATATCTTTCGAAATGATAGCTAAATCGCCAAGCCATACAAAGAAAAGGAGAGATGAAACTGTTCAACAATATGTTCGGAGACTGACTCATCTATATTTTTCTGAAAAGAACATCGACGAGATT GATAACCTTTATCATTGTAGAAATTTATCAGTTCTCTATCTTTATGATAATAACATTTCAAAGATCAAGAATCTTGGATTTGCAAGCAACCTTACGCACTTGTACCTTCAGAAGAATGAAATAACAAAGATAGAAGGACTAGACAAACTCAGAAGATTGACAAAGTT ATACCTTGGTTCGAATTCAATCACCGTTGTCGAAGGGTtagaaaatttggaaaacttaCAGGAgctacacattgaaaaacagaACTTACCACCTGGGGAAAAATTGCTCTTTGAACCAAGATCACTTCAAGCTTTATCG AAATCCTTGTGTGTGCTCAACATATCAGAGAACAACATTGATTCCATGGAGGAGTTGAAATGCTTGAAAAGTATGACACAGTTCTATTCAGAAAACAACTGCCTAACAGATATGAAG GAACTGTCTAAAGTACTGGCTGTATGGTCATCATTGAGGAGACTTGAACTTACAGGGAATCCTTTGTGCAACAAGAAAAAGTACAGAGATAGAGTGATAGTCATGTCCAAATCTATGG TTACACTAGATGGCAAGGAAATCAATGAAACAGCCAAAAGATTCCTCTTGAACTGGAAAGCAAGCAGAGATGCCAGGAGACAACAACGAAGACAATTCCACTTCCTGGAAGGAGGGACATCTTCCAACTTAGTCTCTGAATCATCCAAGGCATTCTCTAGTATCCCCTCCCTGCCACTGATCCAAGGCCTTGTGAACCCTAGTTATGATAATGTCATAGGAATCCCACACTCTGATGCTCTCCCAAGAGGAACAAGACCACTGGCTGCTATAATGCAAACAAGAGTTCCAAACTCTACTTTGGTAAACATGAAACCAGTGCAAGATGTTTCACAATCAag GTTTCCAAACATCTTTGCACCTGCTCGTCCAATAATGTCAGAGGGGAATTGGGAATCAGACAGTGACATTCACAGTGGTCCACCATTGCCACTCCAGACATGA